A window of Macrotis lagotis isolate mMagLag1 chromosome 1, bilby.v1.9.chrom.fasta, whole genome shotgun sequence genomic DNA:
ggggcgACCCTCCCCCAACTCTGGCTCTCGGGCTGTCCTGTCACCTCCTCCGTGTCACCTCCATGacacatccccctcccctcctccaacCCCTTTCCAGGTTTGGGCTGGGggcttcctctccctcctcttagGAGGCCTCGGGCCAGGCCAGGCCCCTGGAGTAGGCCGAGGGGTCCTGGGATGGGGGGGCGCATGGAACTGCTCCCCAGGATTAGCTCAGAGCAAAGCCCGAGAGGTTGGAGGGGGCGAGGGGAAAGAGGGGGACACAGAGCAGAGGCCCCAACGTCGGCCAGGctagggggtggggagggtggggCGGAGGCGGAGCTGGGGGGACGGGGCAGGCGGGAGGCGGAGCCCACGGGccgcagggggtgggggggagcgcTTCTGGGAGGCCCGAGAGTCGCCGATGGAGCCTCGGCGGGCGGGGAGCAGGGCACCCCGGGCGGAGGGAGCCCACCGGACCAGGTGAGGCTGGGGGGGGGCGCAGCGACGGCTGAGGGTGGCCGTCTGGGGCCTTGCGTGGGAGCAGGCGGGGGTGGGCGATCCAAGGGCCCCCTAGTCCCCGTCAGATGGCAGTGCCCCCAGCATGGAGGGAGCTCGGGGCTGGAAACCGTGCAGAGGCCAAGCCCGGGGGGCGGCCGCcggccccccccccaacttcccgGGCCCTTTGTCAAACTTTGCCCCTTTCCCTCCATTGCGGCCCATCCCAGCAGCCGCCCCCGCCCCAGCCCCTCCGGTGCCCAGAAGAGCCCCCCAGCCGGCCCGGCTCCGAGCTCGGTCCGCCCCAGGGGCCTCGGCCAACTTTTCCGAGTGGCTCGGACTCTTGGACCCGCAGACTGGTATTCCGGCTTCATTTGGGGCGAACTCCGGTTCCGCCCACTTCAgcgtccccccacccccagggggAGGGCCTGGGCTGTGGGCGGAGGACACCTAGCCCGGCCCGCGGCCTCCACCTCTCCCGCCCCCCGGCAGGGTGGCAGAAGAGGAGGGCGCTGTAGTCTGCCTAGTCTTGGCCCCTCTCTCTCTCATGCCTCTCGGCGCTTCGGTCTGCCTTGACTTGGACCCGACTCAGGGGACAGGGTTGGGTTCTGGTCTCTGGGGGTCCCGAATCTCTGGGCTGGGGGGTCATGCAGAAGTCGGCCCTCCCAACACTTCCCATTTCTGAGACTAAGGggtaatgtgtgtgtgtttgtgtgtgtgtgtgtgtgtgtgtgtgtgtgtgtgtgtgtgtgtgtccgcccaaagccgcccccccccccccgatggCATCCTTGATGGAGGTCATGAGTAGGCTGGTTTAGTGGAGACAGCCCTGGAAAAAGCGCTTTAGGGCACAGCTTTGCCTCTAATTCATTCGGTAGCCTTCACttttccaggcctcagtttccccccttTCTAACAAAGAGAGCTGCAGGAACCAAAGCTCATTACAGATAATTTATCTTAGGTTTTGCCATCTTAAGTGGACTGGGGGCATGGGGGGTTAGGGTCGGGGCAGAGTGTCCCTGGGAGTCTCTCTGGAGGTGTATGTGCCCCAGACTGTTGGCATCCTTGGTGGAGGTCTTCGGTAGGCTGGTTTAGAGGGAATCGTTCTGGACAAAGCGTTTAGGAAGTAACTTTGCCTCCACTTCACTGGGCAGCCTGCACTTtgccaggcctcagtttcctcctctgtaacaAAGGGGGTTTCAGGAACCACAACTCTACAAATACTTTGTCTTAGGTTTTTACACCTTAAGTGAACTGGGATTAAAGGGTTAGGGGGTTGGGAGGTGTCTGTGATCTGTCTttctaggagagagagagagagagagagagagagagagagagagagagagagagtgtgtgtgtgtgcgtgcgcgcgcgtgtgtgtatgtgtgtgtgggcatgtgcgtgtgtgcgtgtgcgcgtgtgcgcgcgtgtgtgtacCAGTGACTGCTTGCAGCCCCAAGTTAGGAGCGCATCTTCAGGAGGCACTAACGTGCCGTCATTACCAGGGCGGTGAAAAAAAAGGTTGGAGTAAATTCGGACGTGATTTTGCTTTTGGCCACGCAGCCCTCCGCACTCTGGGAGGCATCAGCCCTTGCAACGCAGACTGATGGCCTCTTAGGTGCCGGTGGGGGGAGCACCAGAGCCTGGCCCCCCGGTTCTCCTGGGTCCGGTTCCCAGCTCACACTGTCCTGGCCCAGTGCAGCAGGACCCAGCAGGACAGGCTCGGGGCTCTCCTACCCCTACTCCCACCCCAGCATGGCTTCTCCCTAGCTGGAGACAGACTCCGCAGGGCACAGGACTCTCCCAGAGATGACAGCTGTCAGTGGCAGGAGGGGGAAGGCTGCGAGAGGGGAAGGAGCCTAGGGATAGGGCCCTCGGTACAACCGTGAAGCCTgcgggttgggggggggggtgagaagtGGAGGAAAGGAGGCCAGGGAGGCAGGAAGAGGGGGGATGATTCATCGAGAAGGAGCCTGAATTGGAAACACTGCAATGTGGGGAAGTGTcccggggagggggaggaggaggggaagaggcaTCCCGGGGAGGAGCCAGGCAGGCCCGGCGGGGTCCCCCAGCCGCCTGTCCCCCCAAGGCTCcggcaccagccccggagtccttgccttcccctgcagtCTCTCCGTAGTACTCACACTCCCTCACActcacacacgcacgcacacatgCTCACAGATGGTTGTTCTCGGAGGCTCCAGCCAGGGCCAAGCGGGCTTGCCTCCGCTCTCCTAACTAGCCCCGGGCTCGtcgggaggggggaggggaggtctcGGGGGGGGGCCTACCTTGCGGAGCCCCGAATTCGGGGGGATGGCTCCTCTGAAGCCCTCGGCTTCCCCCTCGAAGTGGCTGGGTGAGAGCTCCGACCCGGATCTCCCCTCCACGCTCACCCAGCCGGGAGCTCTGCCTGGGATTGGTTTGGGGAGAGGCTGCGGGTGGGGGCGCCCGTAGTGGCGGGGCCTCCCCCTCCCGCCCCATCCCGCCCGGAACGGAGAGATGCGGGCCCGCGGCCAGGCCAGCGAGGTTTGCCGGGCTGGGTGAAGGGCGGCCCGGGGCTGGGGTGAGGCGGGAGCCCCCCGAGTCCTCCCTCCCGCGGGGCCCGGGAGCCACACGTGCGCCGGGGGGTGCGGGGTGCGGGGCCGGCCCCCCCCCCAGAGGATCTGCTGCGGCGGACGCCCGGGGCCCCGGGCCCGGCCGGGGatcggggcggggggcggggggcgtcCGCCGCAGCCGGCCCCTCGGCCCGCCGGGCCGCCCCTGGCTCCCGCCGCGTCTCCTTGGCTCGGAGCTTCGCTGCGGAAAACCCGAGCGGGGGCGGCTCCCCGCCTGCGGCCCGCCCGGGACGGGGGCGGGGGTCTCCggccggggggtggggggggcggcCGGCGGGGCCCCGGGGCCAGGTGGGGGGGCGTCCGGGCGGCCGGCCCCGTCGGCTGacgctcctcctcctcctccctccgcAGCGCGCCCTGACTCCGGGACCATGACGGCGGGGAGCCCGGGCGCCCCCGGCCCGCCTTCGGCCCCGGCCCGCGCCCTCCGCCGCctgggccgccgccgccgccgccgctccccGCCCGAGCTGCTGGGGCTCCGCGCCCGGCTGCGGCTGCGCTCGCCGTCGGGGGCCTTCGCGGCGCTGGGGGCGCTGGTGGTGCTGGCGGGCGCGGCCGCGGCCGTGGCCGGCTACTGGCCCCAGCGCGCCGGGGCGGCCCGGGCGGCCAACGGCACGGCGCCGGCGGAGATCCGACGGGCGGGCCGCCTCTCGGGGCCCTCGGAGAAGCTGCGGCTCCTGGGGCCCGTGGTCATGGGCGTGGGCCTCTTCATCTTCATCTGCGCCAACACGCTGCTCTACGAGAACCGGGACTCGGAGACCCGACGGCTCCGCCGAGGGGCCCTGCGGGCGCAGGCGCTGCGGCCCCCCGACAGCCCCGCCTGGGCCGGGGCCGCCGCGCCGCCCGGGGGCGCCTGGCAGCCCCGGGGCAGAGACTGGTGGCCCCGCCGGGGCGCCTCCCCCGCCCCCTCGGTGCGGAGCCTGCGTTCGGAGCCCCCGAGCCTCCGGCCCCCGCCGGCCGCCCCGCCGCTGGCCCGGTGGTCGCTGAGGGCGCCCTCCCCGCCCTGGAGCCCCCGCGGCCGGCCGGGCCACGCGGTCCTGGCGCTGCCCCCGACGGTGCTGGCGGCCCACTCCAAGTCTCTGGACTCGGGCCGCGGGGGGCCGCTCCTGGGGAGCCCGGCCGGCCGCGACCGCGCGCACCGCAGCTGGCCCCGCCTGGACCCGCTCAGCCCGGGCGGCTACACCAAGCTGGACGGCGGGGGAGACCGCGGGGCCCGGGTCTGAGGAGCCCCGGGCGCATCCTTCGGAAGACCcgcggcgcggggcggggcgggcgaaGGGCAGCCCTCCCGGGCACCGGAGCCCGCGCCGGGGCCCGACCCCTCGGAGACCAGCGAGGCCGAAGCCGGACCAGCTGCTCCTG
This region includes:
- the TMEM200B gene encoding transmembrane protein 200B, which encodes MTAGSPGAPGPPSAPARALRRLGRRRRRRSPPELLGLRARLRLRSPSGAFAALGALVVLAGAAAAVAGYWPQRAGAARAANGTAPAEIRRAGRLSGPSEKLRLLGPVVMGVGLFIFICANTLLYENRDSETRRLRRGALRAQALRPPDSPAWAGAAAPPGGAWQPRGRDWWPRRGASPAPSVRSLRSEPPSLRPPPAAPPLARWSLRAPSPPWSPRGRPGHAVLALPPTVLAAHSKSLDSGRGGPLLGSPAGRDRAHRSWPRLDPLSPGGYTKLDGGGDRGARV